The DNA sequence ACTCTAAACCACAAATTGACTTAATTTACTTAACTTACTTCAAATAACCTTGCATCTACTTGTGATGTGCATGTAACTATAACTAATCATGTCTTAGAATTTTGAATCACTGAATAATGACATAATCAACCAATGGTAAGGATACAGAATGTTGCTATATTTCTCATGAAGTGATTTACAGTGATTACGTTGGCACATATTGCATTATAATCAAACAGTCCATAACCATAATCTTTGGACCTGTTCCTTGAGTGGTCAACACTTCTTCATCATCAGTATCAATATAACACTGCTCAAATATTCCAAGATTATCTGTTATTTACAGCTGCTACAAAACTACCAAAATTGTTTTATACTATCTCCTTAGATCTTTCTACATCTATCCAATCTTCCACAGCGGTCAACCTGCAAGATGGCCAGGCCTTACCCCAGGAACCAGAGCTGCCCCCTGCAGAGGTGGTACCCGTGGTGGCCCCTCCTAGCCTGAAGGAGGTGCAGCAGGCTGTGCAGGAGGCCTCAGAGCAGGTGGAGGGTCGTGGGGCAGAGGAAGTGCTGAAGGAGCTGCTGGAGAGGGTGGTGGTGGCAGCTATGGGGCAGGTGGAAGGAGGAGGTGAAGAAAAAGCAGATGAGGCAGCAGTGCAGGAGGCGTTTAAGGAGGATGCACTCGGGGCTAAAAAAGGAGAGACTGAAAGTGACACAGAGGCTGAGGTGTCGGAGCAgacagtggaggaggaggtggaaggTGAAGATATGGGTGCCGAGGGGGGAGATACTGGGGttggagaggagcaggagataGCGAAGGTGGATGCATTTGAAGATGTAGTTGAGGAGGGCAAAGGAGCTGCCAAGGGGGACGAGGAGACTGTAGCTGGATTTGTGCAGGTGACTACAGCAGGTGTAGAAACTGGaggcagagaggcagagggagtGGAGGTTATCGGTGAGTCTCTAGACACCGAAGTCAGTCAGGAGGTTGTAGAGGAAGCTGTAGCTGCTTTAGAAGAGACAGGAGGGTATTTAGCAGTGGAGGAGACAGGGGTGGAGGACAGCGAGGAGCAGGTTGTGTTATGGGACGAAAGAGGAGCAGCTGAATCAGAAACACAGGAGGTAGAGGAAACCCCAGCTGTTGTGGATGTGGCAGTAGGTGGAGAGCCAGAGCAGGAGACCGTGGTAGAGTCTGACCCTAGCCTGGCGGTGGCTGATGTGGAGCAGTTAGGGGATGCATGGGGAAAGGAAGAAACTCAGATAGATGATATGAAAGGTGAGGTGATAGTACCACATTTTGATAattatgagagagagacaacacaaACTGTGGCAGGAGAGCCAGTAGAGGCGGAGGACGAGGAGAAGGTAAACATAGTGAAAGACGCTGAAGGACCAGAGGTAGAGGATGAACAAGGCCATTTAGTGGTGGAGGGAGGAGATGCTGAAGAGGTTGAAGCAGAAGGTACAGAAGTAAGAGAAGCAGAAGGAGGTGAAATAAATGGAGGAAGTGTAATCAAGGAGGAATCAGTGGCATTAGTGAATGAGGGCGGTGACCAACAAGCAGGAGAAGAGGAGCAGATTGCTTTGAAGACCTCACGTGGCAATGAAAAAGAGGATCAAGGTGAGATATGTGAAGTGTATTCTTTGTGCAATGGAATGGAAAGCTGGCACAAAGAAATTAGGCTTCATTGTGGTGGTCCGAGACTGGCACCATGAACCTGCAAACGTCTAAAACCTCAAAATTCCCAACAAATCCAAATCTTCTCATCGACTTTTATTCTCATTTTATTAACGAGCTCCATATTTAAGCTGCAGCATTCACTTTGTTTTCAGTACATTCTTTTCTATTAACTATCTGAAATGTTGAATATGTAAAATCTGTTCATAATTTGGGTCACAAAAACCTTAAACTGCAATGGTATTTGTCTTTAAACATTCAGTTGCATTAGACTCAGCAGCTTTGGTTTAGCTTGCATTGTTTGCATCTTAACCTACTTTAAGAGACAAAAGCTCTTAAATGAAGATTTTAAGCCCCTTTAATGCACTTTATATGTCCTGAAAAACCTTCAACTGCTGCTCTGGTTAGGGAATGAGCAATGGTTGGAAATGTTTTTAGCAAGCTTTTGGTAGAAAGCGCTTGAGAAAATGTTTATAGAATATCTGACATGGACATTAATTATTTATCAGTCAAAACTTCTAAAATTCTCTTAAAGACCAATGCTGACATGCAAAGACTGATACGTTAAATACACATTCTGCACTGTAAAGATACTGTGATAGTGTAAGTGAGCTTACGCATGCATACAAATACGCATGCTTACAAATCATGAACCAACTTCCAATCTCAGCTGCAGCACATCTATGCATTATTCTACATTCCTTAGGTACACTCGACAAACCCTAAACCTTGACCTCTTGGCTTCATTTTCATGTGTGTGTCACATACCAAACCCCTCTTCTAGAAGTGCTGGTGATCTCTGCCCCAGAGCCACTGGACGGCGATGAAGCCTCCATAGAGCAGAGCCCTGAGAACCAGGCTCCCACCCCCAGGACATCCTTAGGTGGGgtggagacagaagaaaatacaCTTGGTGATGAGAAATCCAATAATGGCAATGAGATCATTACCCATACTGATGACCTTTTACCACA is a window from the Perca fluviatilis chromosome 1, GENO_Pfluv_1.0, whole genome shotgun sequence genome containing:
- the si:dkeyp-118a3.2 gene encoding protein Ycf2 isoform X2; translated protein: MEYCFFKGFLVVLLIQHCRSEDLSTSIQSSTAVNLQDGQALPQEPELPPAEVVPVVAPPSLKEVQQAVQEASEQVEGRGAEEVLKELLERVVVAAMGQVEGGGEEKADEAAVQEAFKEDALGAKKGETESDTEAEVSEQTVEEEVEGEDMGAEGGDTGVGEEQEIAKVDAFEDVVEEGKGAAKGDEETVAGFVQVTTAGVETGGREAEGVEVIGESLDTEVSQEVVEEAVAALEETGGYLAVEETGVEDSEEQVVLWDERGAAESETQEVEETPAVVDVAVGGEPEQETVVESDPSLAVADVEQLGDAWGKEETQIDDMKGEVIVPHFDNYERETTQTVAGEPVEAEDEEKVNIVKDAEGPEVEDEQGHLVVEGGDAEEVEAEGTEVREAEGGEINGGSVIKEESVALVNEGGDQQAGEEEQIALKTSRGNEKEDQEVLVISAPEPLDGDEASIEQSPENQAPTPRTSLGGVETEENTLGDEKSNNGNEIITHTDDLLPHDPVVAQPTLDNFVKDFPAEPPQAEGEEPGEANELVEDTAGNTETSELGLEAWKIGAISAAAFLVLETVIIIIYILKHPPRNKNSVPALQRACEEGCVEPEAATGGDCRDDTLPAGNGDAQQIAAHDPFDVASTMAQNKEQHEEEHAIAMSDLPPSSAEESAKTGPGPDSSQDLRTSIL
- the si:dkeyp-118a3.2 gene encoding protein Ycf2 isoform X1 gives rise to the protein MEYCFFKGFLVVLLIQHCRSEDLSTSIQSSTAVNLQDGQALPQEPELPPAEVVPVVAPPSLKEVQQAVQEASEQVEGRGAEEVLKELLERVVVAAMGQVEGGGEEKADEAAVQEAFKEDALGAKKGETESDTEAEVSEQTVEEEVEGEDMGAEGGDTGVGEEQEIAKVDAFEDVVEEGKGAAKGDEETVAGFVQVTTAGVETGGREAEGVEVIGESLDTEVSQEVVEEAVAALEETGGYLAVEETGVEDSEEQVVLWDERGAAESETQEVEETPAVVDVAVGGEPEQETVVESDPSLAVADVEQLGDAWGKEETQIDDMKGEVIVPHFDNYERETTQTVAGEPVEAEDEEKVNIVKDAEGPEVEDEQGHLVVEGGDAEEVEAEGTEVREAEGGEINGGSVIKEESVALVNEGGDQQAGEEEQIALKTSRGNEKEDQEVLVISAPEPLDGDEASIEQSPENQAPTPRTSLGGVETEENTLGDEKSNNGNEIITHTDDLLPHDPVVAQPTLDNFVKDFPAEPPQAEGEEPGEANELVEDTAGNTETSELGLEAWKIGAISAAAFLVLETVIIIIYILKHPPRNKNSSVPALQRACEEGCVEPEAATGGDCRDDTLPAGNGDAQQIAAHDPFDVASTMAQNKEQHEEEHAIAMSDLPPSSAEESAKTGPGPDSSQDLRTSIL
- the si:dkeyp-118a3.2 gene encoding protein Ycf2 isoform X3, translated to MRNSRKSERHVSTTAVNLQDGQALPQEPELPPAEVVPVVAPPSLKEVQQAVQEASEQVEGRGAEEVLKELLERVVVAAMGQVEGGGEEKADEAAVQEAFKEDALGAKKGETESDTEAEVSEQTVEEEVEGEDMGAEGGDTGVGEEQEIAKVDAFEDVVEEGKGAAKGDEETVAGFVQVTTAGVETGGREAEGVEVIGESLDTEVSQEVVEEAVAALEETGGYLAVEETGVEDSEEQVVLWDERGAAESETQEVEETPAVVDVAVGGEPEQETVVESDPSLAVADVEQLGDAWGKEETQIDDMKGEVIVPHFDNYERETTQTVAGEPVEAEDEEKVNIVKDAEGPEVEDEQGHLVVEGGDAEEVEAEGTEVREAEGGEINGGSVIKEESVALVNEGGDQQAGEEEQIALKTSRGNEKEDQEVLVISAPEPLDGDEASIEQSPENQAPTPRTSLGGVETEENTLGDEKSNNGNEIITHTDDLLPHDPVVAQPTLDNFVKDFPAEPPQAEGEEPGEANELVEDTAGNTETSELGLEAWKIGAISAAAFLVLETVIIIIYILKHPPRNKNSSVPALQRACEEGCVEPEAATGGDCRDDTLPAGNGDAQQIAAHDPFDVASTMAQNKEQHEEEHAIAMSDLPPSSAEESAKTGPGPDSSQDLRTSIL